The Nothobranchius furzeri strain GRZ-AD chromosome 6, NfurGRZ-RIMD1, whole genome shotgun sequence genome includes a region encoding these proteins:
- the LOC139070465 gene encoding E3 SUMO-protein ligase ZBED1-like, with the protein MERRMQLRTGAFAVMAELSSELALQIKDPPKTLKADIWSRFGFYQQSGRHDLDMSYAVCKTCHSKIKYVGNTTNLRNHFSRFHPELLTITPAVEPPSPAQPKINAALSIIPPNSEKGKKITQAVGAFIAKDLRPYSVVENPGFKHMLKTLEPRYKVPARSHFAEQVIPALYDETKAKILTSMSKANLVAITCDSWTSVATESYITVTAHYMSEDWQIISLVLQTRAVYESHTGAHLAELLSDVVSEWQLSDKDIVLVTDNASNMILAAQIRKFKHVRCFAHTLNLASQRGLRVASLTRLLGRIRRISIFFHRSTTASHCLKVNQKCLGLKNQKLLTDVPTRWNSSYDMVQRFLEQQPAICATLLSPEVRKGESDICTLNETDVSNAEDAVSALKAMKDATTLISEESNPTISLIAPLKAQLLQNMTSSISDSPMIHDIKNAVRTDLMNRYSSEAEKKMLCTASALDPRFKGLPFLTEKERSDVYREVTEEATCLEPYNLDRLVSSLSDKIMIFYFFPKQQECILAMHPKVPVQPEVQKDGTSADDPSAAKRKPTSLLVSLLGQSFNDVEVSEESKTPYVRAEEEMDNYLKTSSLPLSEDPLNWWRVHKVTFPLLARLSKRYLCIPGTSVSAERVFSTAGDVITAKRSTLKPQHVDQLVFLHKNLQLPNVN; encoded by the exons ATGGAGCGACGAATGCAGCTGCGCACTGGCGCCTTTGCGGTCATGGCGGAACTAAGCTCCGAGTTAGCGTTACAGATAAAAGACCCTCCAAAGACACTGAAAGCAGACATATGGAGCCGTTTTGGATTTTACCAACAATCAGGGAGACATGATTTGGACATGTCATATGCCGTGTGTAAAACCTGCCACAGCAAGATTAAATACGTCGGGAACACCACCAATTTAAGGAATCATTTTAGCCGTTTCCACCCTGAGTTGCTAACAATAACACCAGCTGTTGAACCGCCCAGCCCTGCGCAGCCAAAAATTAATGCGGCTCTCTCAATAATACCTCCCAACTCGGAAAAAGGGAAGAAAATAACCCAGGCTGTGGGGGCTTTCATTGCGAAGGATTTACGACCGTATTCTGTCGTGGAAAACCCTGGGTTCAAACACATGTTAAAGACACTGGAGCCACGATACAAGGTCCCTGCACGTAGCCACTTCGCAGAACAGGTAATTCCTGCACTGTATGATGAAACCAAAGCCAAGATATTAACCTCCATGAGCAAAGCTAATTTAGTAGCAATAACATGCGATTCCTGGACTTCAGTGGCAACAGAGTCCTATATTACAGTGACGGCACACTACATGAGCGAGGACTGGCAGATTATTTCCCTCGTGCTGCAGACGAGAGCTGTTTATGAGTCTCACACAGGTGCACATCTGGCAGAGCTACTTTCAGATGTTGTTTCAGAGTGGCAGCTGTCAGATAAAGATATTGTCCTGGTTACAGACAACGCTTCAAACATGATTCTTGCAGCTCAAATCAGAAAATTCAAACATGTCAGATGCTTTGCTCACACATTGAACCTGGCATCACAGCGTGGGCTTCGAGTTGCATCGCTTACCAGGCTTCTGGGAAGAATCAGACGTATATCCATATTCTTCCATCGTAGCACAACAGCAAGCCACTGTTTAAAGGTAAATCAGAAATGCTTGGGTCTGAAAAATCAAAAACTACTCACAGATGTACCAACAAGGTGGAACAGTTCCTACGACATGGTCCAGAGGTTTTTGGAACAGCAACCTGCCATTTGTGCCACCTTGTTGTCACCGGAAGTTAGAAAAGGAGAGTCTGACATCTGCACACTCAACGAGACAGATGTATCTAATGCTGAAGACGCTGTCAGTGCATTAAAAGCAATGAAAGATGCAACCACACTAATATCTGAGGAAAGCAATCCAACCATCTCCTTGATTGCTCCACTCAAGGCACAACTTCTCCAAAACATGACCAGCAGCATCAGCGACTCACCCATGATTCACGACATCAAGAATGCTGTCAGAACAGATCTCATGAACAGGTACAGCTCTGAGGCAGAGAAGAAAATGCTTTGTACAGCCTCGGCCCTGGATCCCCGCTTTAAGGGATTACCTTTCCTGACAGAGAAGGAGCGATCAGATGTCTACAGAGAAGTGACTGAGGAGGCAACATGTTTGGAG CCATACAATTTAGACAGACTAGTAAGTTCCCTATCagataaaataatgattttttattttttccctaaacAGCAGGAGTGTATCCTGGCCATGCACCCAAAAGTTCCGGTGCAACCCGAAGTTCAGAAGGATGGAACCTCGGCAGACGATCCCTCGGCTGCTAAAAGAAAGCCTACATCATTACTTGTGAGCTTGCTGGGACAGTCTTTCAATGATGTTGAGGTTAGTGAAGAATCCAAGACCCCCTATGTCAGAGCTGAAGAGGAAATGGATAATTATTTGAAAACGTCATCATTGCCCCTGTCAGAGGACCCTTTAAACTGGTGGAGGGTACACAAGGTTACATTTCCTCTCCTGGCTCGACTGTCAAAACGATACCTTTGCATCCCTGGAACAAGTGTATCTGCAGAacgtgttttctccactgctggaGACGTTATCACGGCCAAAAGATCTACTCTCAAACCACAGCATGTAGATCAACTGGTGTTTttgcacaaaaaccttcaacttccAAATGTTAACTAG